A single window of Alosa alosa isolate M-15738 ecotype Scorff River chromosome 11, AALO_Geno_1.1, whole genome shotgun sequence DNA harbors:
- the rxfp3.3b gene encoding relaxin-3 receptor 1 → MGDTLLVYSVVIVKVSGFDFLSERMGESLNTTGIPFNQSDIDLDRFSSLEDIDATADSSPVLRIMISIVYSVVCAVGLVGNLLVFFLMKVRQGRKRSTINFFILNLAVTDFQFVLTLPFWAVDTVLDFSWPFGNAMCKIILSVTVMNMYASVFFLTAMSVTRYWSVASALKDSTRHKTCSVKWVSALLWMSATVATAPTVFFSTVTNIAGEKLCLLKFPEGYRWLALYHLQKILVAFVFPMLIVSICYILLLRFIRLRSMNNNHPERRSRVTKSVTIVVLSFFLCWMPNHAITLWGVLVKFNLVHWDKAYYMVHTYIFPVTICLAHANSCLNPVLYCLMRREFRKMLKDLFWRISSTTVSKSSHIRPFSATLKADNDNTQASIPLNVIETEQCGLSVESGQCYAQR, encoded by the coding sequence ATGGGTGACACTTTATTGGTTTACAGCGTGGTGATTGTGAAAGTGTCTGGATTTGACTTTTTATCCGAGAGAATGGGAGAATCTTTAAACACCACCGGAATCCCTTTCAACCAATCTGACATAGACCTGGACCGGTTCAGCAGTCTGGAGGATATTGATGCGACGGCCGACAGTAGTCCCGTTTTGAGGATCATGATCTCCATTGTCTACTCTGTCGTGTGCGCGGTGGGGTTAGTGGGGAATTTATTGGTATTTTTCCTGATGAAGGTTCGGCAAGGAAGGAAAAGGTCAACAATCAATTTCTTCATTCTCAACCTGGCAGTGACAGACTTTCAGTTTGTTTTAACTTTACCCTTTTGGGCTGTGGATACCGTCCTGGACTTCAGCTGGCCATTTGGGAACGCTATGTGTAAGATTATTCTGTCTGtaactgtcatgaacatgtatGCCAGTGTGTTCTTTCTCACGGCCATGAGTGTGACGAGGTATTGGTCAGTTGCCTCGGCACTAAAAGACAGCACGCGGCACAAAACCTGTTCCGTGAAGTGGGTGAGCGCGCTTCTCTGGATGTCCGCCACTGTAGCTACGGCACCAACCGTTTTCTTCTCCACCGTTACAAATATCGCCGGGGAAAAGCTGTGTCTTCTCAAATTTCCCGAGGGGTATCGCTGGCTTGCTCTGTATCATCTTCAGAAAATCCTCGTAGCCTTTGTTTTTCCCATGCTGATAGTTTCTATTTGCTATATACTACTTCTACGTTTCATCCGCTTGCGAAGCATGAATAACAATCACCCCGAACGAAGGTCCAGAGTCACCAAATCTGTTACTATCGTAGtgctctccttctttctttgttGGATGCCAAATCATGCTATAACTTTATGGGGAGTACTAGTCAAATTCAATCTGGTTCATTGGGATAAAGCCTACTATATGgtccacacatatatatttcCGGTGACTATTTGCCTTGCACATGCCAATAGTTGTTTAAACCCAGTTTTATATTGTCTTATGAGAAGAGAGTTTCGGAAAATGCTTAAGGACTTGTTCTGGAGGATATCGTCAACTACAGTGTCGAAAAGCAGTCACATTCGACCATTTTCCGCCACTCTGAAAGCCGATAACGACAATACTCAAGCAAGTATCCCGCTAAATGTCATTGAAACCGAACAGTGCGGGCTATCTGTGGAGAGCGGCCAGTGCTACGCGCAACGTTGA